The Andreesenia angusta genome includes a region encoding these proteins:
- a CDS encoding protein rexA, translating into MKNGFYATYRSKNKGKDKRSINLSVFLNSLLADNHHLQVGSNYLYIHKIDGKTFLFTKTNDKSLVQKINRSKASVEDIKNSLADDESLGFPSFLFVEGDTIGFARTVFGPTTSDLTDFLIGKGMSLSSGERVQIEPLMRGTTKDDVMHMHFIGRTTVKVEAKLPVFGDILKVLGATDIEGELFDSLDIVIKPKFKRDIKKVAKDIIFNPSPQFSDISLRAKDEAGDILTEHYLSEKGHLSAPLNKVTNAEIAEEMAYCYARMKSDILECFKRQVGKVKD; encoded by the coding sequence ATGAAGAATGGTTTTTATGCGACTTACCGCAGCAAAAATAAAGGGAAAGATAAGCGCTCAATAAACCTGTCTGTTTTCCTTAATTCTCTGCTGGCTGATAATCATCACCTGCAGGTTGGCTCCAATTATTTGTATATTCATAAAATCGATGGAAAAACTTTTCTCTTTACCAAAACAAATGACAAGAGTCTGGTTCAGAAGATAAATCGCTCTAAAGCTTCAGTTGAAGATATTAAGAACAGCCTCGCAGATGACGAATCATTGGGATTCCCATCTTTTTTGTTTGTTGAAGGCGACACCATTGGTTTTGCCAGAACTGTTTTCGGGCCGACCACATCCGATCTGACAGATTTTTTAATCGGGAAAGGAATGTCATTAAGCAGTGGAGAGCGCGTTCAGATAGAGCCACTGATGAGGGGAACCACCAAAGACGATGTTATGCATATGCATTTCATCGGCCGAACAACGGTGAAGGTAGAAGCCAAGCTACCTGTATTTGGCGATATATTAAAGGTCTTAGGGGCAACAGATATTGAAGGGGAGCTTTTTGACTCATTGGATATAGTCATTAAGCCAAAATTTAAAAGGGATATAAAAAAGGTTGCCAAGGATATTATTTTTAACCCGTCACCTCAATTTTCAGACATTAGCCTGCGGGCAAAAGATGAGGCCGGAGATATTTTAACAGAACATTATCTATCAGAAAAAGGCCATCTCTCAGCGCCTCTGAACAAGGTCACCAATGCTGAGATAGCTGAAGAGATGGCATATTGCTACGCAAGAATGAAAAGTGATATACTGGAATGTTTTAAAAGGCAGGTGGGCAAAGTTAAGGATTAA
- a CDS encoding protein rexB → MRNRIMPGVYIVIIPYVIVSICYLLFRHYIPGVSFSAHRDGLGATLSSYAGTMIAILIAALTFLIGSRTRRLAKIREYGYMTSVVIVYALSFVELGALFFCGLLLLSSISGYMIPTIAIGIASASFIHICILVFQLYNLTREQE, encoded by the coding sequence ATGCGGAACAGAATCATGCCTGGTGTTTACATAGTAATAATTCCTTACGTTATCGTAAGCATTTGCTATCTCCTTTTCCGCCACTACATTCCTGGTGTTTCTTTTTCAGCTCATAGAGATGGTCTTGGGGCGACATTGTCATCATATGCAGGAACCATGATTGCAATCCTGATTGCTGCCTTGACGTTTCTAATCGGAAGCAGAACGCGCCGACTGGCCAAGATTAGAGAGTATGGGTATATGACATCGGTAGTTATTGTCTATGCCCTTAGTTTTGTTGAGCTTGGAGCTTTGTTTTTCTGCGGGTTATTGCTTCTTTCCAGCATAAGCGGCTACATGATACCCACTATCGCCATCGGCATTGCCTCTGCATCGTTCATTCATATATGCATCCTTGTTTTCCAACTATATAATTTGACCAGAGAACAAGAATAA
- a CDS encoding antitermination protein N, producing the protein MDAQTRRRERRAEKQAQWKAANPLLVGVSAKPVNRPILSLNRKPKSRVESALNPIDLTVLAEYHKQIESNLQRIERKNQRTWYSKPGERGITCSGRQKIKGKSIPLI; encoded by the coding sequence ATGGATGCACAAACACGCCGCCGCGAACGTCGCGCAGAGAAACAGGCTCAATGGAAAGCAGCAAATCCCCTGTTGGTTGGGGTAAGCGCAAAACCAGTTAACCGCCCTATTCTCTCGCTGAATCGCAAACCGAAATCACGAGTAGAAAGCGCACTAAATCCGATAGACCTTACAGTGCTGGCTGAATACCACAAACAGATTGAAAGCAACCTGCAACGTATTGAGCGCAAGAATCAGCGCACATGGTACAGCAAGCCTGGCGAACGCGGCATAACATGCAGTGGACGCCAGAAAATTAAGGGAAAATCGATTCCTCTTATCTAG
- a CDS encoding superinfection exclusion B family protein yields MSIEMDPLVILGRVFSNEPLERTMYMIVIWVGLLLLSPDNWPEYVNERIGIPHVWHVFVFALAFSLAINVHRLSAIASARYKRFKLRKRIKMQNDKVRSVIQNLTEEQSMVLCAALNEGRKYVVTSKQFPYISELIELGVLNKTFSRWNGKHILFPIEDIYWTELVASYDPYNIEIKPRPISK; encoded by the coding sequence ATGAGTATAGAAATGGATCCACTCGTTATTCTCGGACGAGTGTTCAGTAATGAACCTCTGGAGAGAACCATGTATATGATCGTTATCTGGGTTGGACTTCTGCTTTTAAGCCCAGATAACTGGCCTGAATATGTTAATGAGAGAATCGGTATTCCTCATGTGTGGCATGTTTTCGTCTTTGCTCTTGCATTTTCGCTAGCAATTAATGTGCATCGATTATCAGCTATTGCCAGCGCCAGATATAAGCGATTTAAGCTAAGAAAACGCATTAAGATGCAAAACGATAAAGTGCGATCAGTAATTCAAAACCTTACAGAAGAGCAATCTATGGTTTTGTGCGCAGCCCTTAATGAAGGCAGGAAGTATGTGGTTACATCAAAACAATTCCCATACATTAGTGAGTTGATTGAGCTTGGTGTGTTGAACAAAACTTTTTCCCGATGGAATGGAAAGCATATATTATTCCCTATTGAGGATATTTACTGGACTGAATTAGTTGCCAGCTATGATCCATATAATATTGAGATAAAGCCAAGGCCAATATCTAAGTAA
- a CDS encoding antirestriction Ral family protein yields the protein MTTTIDKNQWCGQFKRCNGCKLQSECMVKPEEMFPVMEDGKYVDKWAIRTTAMIARELGKQNNKAA from the coding sequence ATGACTACGACTATTGATAAAAATCAATGGTGTGGACAATTCAAGCGATGCAATGGATGCAAGCTGCAATCGGAATGCATGGTTAAGCCTGAAGAAATGTTTCCTGTAATGGAAGATGGGAAATATGTCGATAAATGGGCAATACGAACGACGGCAATGATTGCCAGAGAACTTGGTAAACAGAACAACAAAGCTGCCTGA
- a CDS encoding DUF2528 family protein, whose product MSNIKKYIIDYDWKASIEIEIDHDVMTEEKLHQINNFWSDSEYRLNKHGSVLNAVLIMLAQHALLIAISSDLNAYGVVCEFDWNDGNGQEGWPPMDGSEGIRITDIDTSGIFDSDDMTIKAA is encoded by the coding sequence ATGTCAAACATCAAAAAATACATCATTGATTACGACTGGAAAGCATCAATAGAAATTGAAATCGACCATGACGTAATGACAGAGGAAAAACTTCACCAGATTAATAATTTCTGGTCAGACTCTGAATACCGACTCAATAAACACGGCTCTGTATTAAATGCTGTATTAATCATGCTGGCGCAACATGCTCTGCTTATAGCAATTTCAAGCGACTTAAATGCATATGGTGTTGTGTGTGAGTTCGACTGGAATGATGGAAATGGTCAGGAAGGATGGCCTCCAATGGATGGTAGCGAAGGAATAAGAATTACCGATATCGATACATCAGGAATATTTGATTCAGATGATATGACTATCAAGGCCGCCTGA
- a CDS encoding protease FtsH-inhibitory lysogeny factor CIII encodes MQYAIAGWPVAGCPSESLLERITRKLRDGWKRLIDILNQPGVPKNGSNTYGYPD; translated from the coding sequence ATGCAATATGCCATTGCAGGGTGGCCTGTTGCTGGCTGCCCTTCCGAATCTTTACTTGAACGAATCACCCGTAAATTACGTGACGGATGGAAACGCCTTATCGACATACTTAATCAGCCAGGAGTCCCAAAGAATGGATCAAACACTTATGGCTATCCAGACTAA
- the kil gene encoding host cell division inhibitory peptide Kil: protein MAIQTKFTIATFIGDEKMFREAVDAYKKWILILKLRSSKSIH, encoded by the coding sequence ATGGCTATCCAGACTAAATTCACTATCGCCACTTTTATTGGCGATGAAAAGATGTTTCGTGAAGCCGTCGACGCTTATAAAAAATGGATATTAATACTGAAACTGAGATCAAGCAAAAGCATTCACTAA
- a CDS encoding host-nuclease inhibitor Gam family protein, whose amino-acid sequence MDINTETEIKQKHSLTPFPVFLISPAFRGRYFHSYFRSSAMNAYYIQDRLEAQSWARHYQQLAREEKEAELADDMEKGLPQHLFESLCIDHLQRHGASKKSITRAFDDDVEFQERMAEHIRYMVETIAHHQVDIDSEV is encoded by the coding sequence ATGGATATTAATACTGAAACTGAGATCAAGCAAAAGCATTCACTAACCCCCTTTCCTGTTTTCCTAATCAGCCCGGCATTTCGCGGGCGATATTTTCACAGCTATTTCAGGAGTTCAGCCATGAACGCTTATTACATTCAGGATCGTCTTGAGGCTCAGAGCTGGGCGCGTCACTACCAGCAGCTCGCCCGTGAAGAGAAAGAGGCAGAACTGGCAGACGACATGGAAAAAGGCCTGCCCCAGCACCTGTTTGAATCGCTATGCATCGATCATTTGCAACGCCACGGGGCCAGCAAAAAATCCATTACCCGTGCGTTTGATGACGATGTTGAGTTTCAGGAGCGCATGGCAGAACACATCCGGTACATGGTTGAAACCATTGCTCACCACCAGGTTGATATTGATTCAGAGGTATAA
- the bet gene encoding phage recombination protein Bet has translation MSTALATLAGKLAERVGMDSVDPQELITTLRQTAFKGDASDAQFIALLIVANQYGLNPWTKEIYAFPDKQNGIVPVVGVDGWSRIINENQQFDGMDFEQDNESCTCRIYRKDRNHPICVTEWMDECRREPFKTREGREITGPWQSHPKRMLRHKAMIQCARLAFGFAGIYDKDEAERIVENTAYTAERQPERDITPVNDETMQEINTLLIALDKTWDDDLLPLCSQIFRRDIRASSELTQAEAVKALGFLKQKAAEQKVAA, from the coding sequence ATGAGTACTGCACTCGCAACGCTGGCTGGGAAGCTGGCTGAACGTGTCGGCATGGATTCTGTCGACCCACAGGAACTGATCACCACTCTTCGCCAGACGGCATTTAAAGGTGATGCCAGCGATGCGCAGTTCATCGCATTACTGATCGTTGCCAACCAGTACGGCCTTAATCCGTGGACGAAAGAAATTTACGCCTTTCCTGATAAGCAGAATGGCATCGTTCCGGTGGTGGGCGTTGATGGCTGGTCCCGCATCATCAATGAAAACCAGCAGTTTGATGGCATGGACTTTGAGCAGGACAATGAATCCTGTACATGCCGGATTTACCGCAAGGACCGTAATCATCCGATCTGCGTTACCGAATGGATGGATGAATGCCGCCGCGAACCATTCAAAACTCGCGAAGGCAGAGAAATCACGGGGCCGTGGCAGTCGCATCCCAAACGGATGTTACGTCATAAAGCCATGATTCAGTGTGCCCGTCTGGCCTTCGGATTTGCTGGTATCTATGACAAGGATGAAGCCGAGCGCATTGTCGAAAATACTGCATACACTGCAGAACGTCAGCCGGAACGCGACATCACTCCGGTTAACGATGAAACCATGCAGGAGATTAACACTCTGCTGATCGCCCTGGATAAAACATGGGATGACGACTTATTGCCGCTCTGTTCCCAGATATTTCGCCGCGACATTCGTGCATCGTCAGAACTGACACAGGCCGAAGCAGTAAAAGCTCTTGGATTCCTGAAACAGAAAGCCGCAGAGCAGAAGGTGGCAGCATGA
- a CDS encoding lambda exonuclease family protein, whose protein sequence is MTPDIILQRTGIDVRAVEQGDDAWHKLRLGVITASEVHNVIAKPRSGKKWPDMKMSYFHTLLAEVCTGVAPEVNAKALAWGKQYENDARTLFEFTSGVNVTESPIIYRDESMRTACSPDGLCSDGNGLELKCPFTSRDFMKFRLGGFEAIKSAYMAQVQYSMWVTRKNAWYFANYDPRMKREGLHYVVIERDEKYMASFDEIVPEFIEKMDEALAEIGFVFGEQWR, encoded by the coding sequence ATGACACCGGACATTATCCTGCAGCGTACCGGGATCGATGTGAGAGCTGTCGAACAGGGGGATGATGCGTGGCACAAATTACGGCTCGGCGTCATCACCGCTTCAGAAGTTCACAACGTGATAGCAAAACCCCGCTCCGGAAAGAAGTGGCCTGACATGAAAATGTCCTACTTCCACACCCTGCTTGCTGAGGTTTGCACCGGTGTGGCTCCGGAAGTTAACGCTAAAGCACTGGCCTGGGGAAAACAGTACGAGAACGACGCCAGAACCCTGTTTGAATTCACTTCCGGCGTGAATGTTACTGAATCCCCGATCATCTATCGCGACGAAAGTATGCGTACCGCCTGCTCTCCCGATGGTTTATGCAGTGACGGCAACGGCCTTGAACTGAAATGCCCGTTTACCTCCCGGGATTTCATGAAGTTCCGGCTCGGTGGTTTCGAGGCCATAAAGTCAGCTTACATGGCCCAGGTGCAGTACAGCATGTGGGTGACGCGAAAAAATGCCTGGTACTTTGCCAACTATGACCCGCGTATGAAGCGTGAAGGCCTGCATTATGTCGTGATTGAGCGGGATGAAAAGTACATGGCGAGTTTTGACGAGATCGTGCCGGAGTTCATCGAAAAAATGGACGAGGCACTGGCTGAAATTGGTTTTGTATTTGGGGAGCAATGGCGATGA
- a CDS encoding DUF1317 domain-containing protein: MTHPHDNIRVGAITFVYSVTKRGWVFPGLSVIRNPLKAQRLAEEINNKRGAVCTKHLLLS; this comes from the coding sequence ATGACGCATCCTCACGATAATATCCGGGTAGGCGCAATCACTTTCGTCTACTCCGTTACAAAGCGAGGCTGGGTATTTCCCGGCCTTTCTGTTATCCGAAATCCACTGAAAGCACAGCGGCTGGCTGAGGAGATAAATAATAAACGAGGGGCTGTATGCACAAAGCATCTTCTGTTGAGTTAA
- a CDS encoding DUF1382 family protein, whose protein sequence is MHKASSVELRTSIEMAHSLAQIGIRFVPIPVETDEEFHTLAASLSQKLEMMVAKAEADERNQV, encoded by the coding sequence ATGCACAAAGCATCTTCTGTTGAGTTAAGAACGAGTATCGAGATGGCACATAGCCTTGCTCAAATTGGAATCAGGTTTGTGCCAATACCAGTAGAAACAGACGAAGAATTTCATACGTTAGCCGCATCCCTTTCACAAAAGCTGGAAATGATGGTGGCGAAAGCAGAAGCAGATGAGAGAAACCAGGTATGA
- a CDS encoding TraR/DksA family transcriptional regulator translates to MADIIDSASEIEELQRNTAIKMRRLNHQAISATHCCECGDPIDERRRLVVQGCRTCASCQEDLELISKQRGSK, encoded by the coding sequence ATGGCAGACATCATTGATTCAGCATCAGAAATAGAAGAATTACAGCGCAACACAGCAATAAAAATGCGCCGCCTGAACCACCAGGCTATATCTGCCACTCATTGTTGTGAGTGTGGCGATCCGATAGATGAACGAAGACGCCTGGTCGTTCAGGGTTGTCGGACTTGTGCAAGTTGCCAGGAGGATCTGGAACTTATCAGTAAACAGAGAGGTTCGAAGTGA
- a CDS encoding ead/Ea22-like family protein yields the protein MSEINSQALREAAEQAMHDDWGFDADLFHELVTPSIVLELLDERERNQQYIKRRDQENEDIALTVGKLRVELETAKSKLNEQREYYEGVISDGSKRIAKLESNEVREDGNQFLVVRHPGKTPVIKHCTGDLEEFLRQLIEQDPLVTIDIITHRYYGVGGQWVQDAGEYLHMMSDAGIRIKGE from the coding sequence GTGAGCGAAATTAACTCTCAGGCACTGCGTGAAGCGGCAGAGCAGGCAATGCATGACGACTGGGGATTTGACGCAGACCTTTTCCATGAATTGGTAACACCATCGATTGTGCTGGAACTGCTGGATGAACGGGAAAGAAACCAGCAATACATCAAACGCCGCGACCAGGAGAACGAGGATATTGCGCTAACAGTAGGGAAACTGCGTGTTGAGCTTGAAACAGCAAAATCAAAACTCAACGAGCAGCGTGAGTATTACGAAGGTGTTATCTCGGATGGGAGTAAGCGTATTGCTAAACTGGAAAGCAACGAAGTCCGTGAAGACGGAAACCAGTTTCTTGTTGTTCGCCATCCTGGGAAGACTCCTGTTATCAAGCACTGCACTGGTGACCTGGAAGAGTTTCTGCGGCAGTTAATCGAACAAGACCCGTTAGTAACTATCGACATCATTACGCATCGCTATTACGGGGTTGGAGGTCAATGGGTTCAGGATGCAGGTGAGTATCTGCATATGATGTCTGACGCTGGCATTCGCATCAAAGGAGAGTGA
- a CDS encoding excisionase yields MYLTLQEWNARQRRPRSLETVRRWVRECRIFPPPVKDGREYLFHESAVKVDLNRPVTGGLLKRIRNGKKAKS; encoded by the coding sequence ATGTACTTGACACTTCAGGAGTGGAACGCACGCCAGCGACGTCCAAGAAGCCTTGAAACAGTTCGTCGATGGGTTCGGGAATGCAGGATATTCCCACCTCCGGTTAAGGATGGAAGAGAGTATCTGTTCCACGAATCAGCGGTAAAGGTTGACTTAAATCGACCAGTAACAGGTGGCCTTTTGAAGAGGATCAGAAATGGGAAGAAGGCGAAGTCATGA
- a CDS encoding tyrosine-type recombinase/integrase yields the protein MGRRRSHERRDLPPNLYIRNNGYYCYRDPRTGKEFGLGRDRRIAITEAIQANIELFSGHKHKPLTARINSDNSVTLHSWLDRYEKILASRGIKQKTLINYMSKIKAIRRGLPDAPLEDITTKEIAAMLNGYIDEGKAASAKLIRSTLSDAFREAIAEGHITTNHVAATRAAKSEVRRSRLTADEYLKIYQAAESSPCWLRLAMELAVVTGQRVGDLCEMKWSDIVDGYLYVEQSKTGVKIAIPTALHIDALGISMKETLDKCKEILGGETIIASTRREPLSSGTVSRYFMRARKASGLSFEGDPPTFHELRSLSARLYEKQISDKFAQHLLGHKSDTMASQYRDDRGREWDKIEIK from the coding sequence ATGGGAAGAAGGCGAAGTCATGAGCGCCGGGATTTACCCCCTAACCTTTATATAAGAAACAATGGATATTACTGCTACAGGGACCCAAGGACGGGTAAAGAGTTTGGATTAGGCAGAGACAGGCGAATCGCAATCACTGAAGCTATACAGGCCAACATTGAGTTATTTTCAGGACACAAACACAAGCCTCTGACAGCGAGAATCAACAGTGATAATTCCGTTACGTTACATTCATGGCTTGATCGCTACGAAAAAATCCTGGCCAGCAGAGGAATCAAGCAGAAGACACTCATAAATTACATGAGCAAAATTAAAGCAATAAGGAGGGGTCTGCCTGATGCTCCACTTGAAGACATCACCACAAAAGAAATTGCGGCAATGCTCAATGGATACATAGACGAGGGCAAGGCGGCGTCAGCCAAGTTAATCAGATCAACACTGAGCGATGCATTCCGAGAGGCAATAGCTGAAGGCCATATAACAACAAACCATGTCGCTGCCACTCGCGCAGCAAAATCAGAGGTAAGGAGATCAAGACTTACGGCTGACGAATACCTGAAAATTTATCAAGCAGCAGAATCATCACCATGTTGGCTCAGACTTGCAATGGAACTGGCTGTTGTTACCGGGCAACGAGTTGGTGATTTATGCGAAATGAAGTGGTCTGATATCGTAGATGGATATCTTTATGTCGAGCAAAGCAAAACAGGCGTAAAAATTGCCATCCCAACAGCATTGCATATTGATGCTCTCGGAATATCAATGAAGGAAACACTTGATAAATGCAAAGAGATTCTTGGCGGAGAAACCATAATTGCATCTACTCGTCGCGAACCGCTTTCATCCGGCACAGTATCAAGGTATTTTATGCGCGCACGAAAAGCATCAGGTCTTTCCTTCGAAGGGGATCCGCCTACCTTTCACGAGTTGCGCAGTTTGTCTGCAAGACTCTATGAGAAGCAGATAAGCGATAAGTTTGCTCAACATCTTCTCGGGCATAAGTCGGACACCATGGCATCACAGTATCGTGATGACAGAGGCAGGGAGTGGGACAAAATTGAAATCAAATAA
- a CDS encoding AAA family ATPase, producing the protein MLEFSVIERGGYIPAVEKNKAFLRADGWNDYSFVTMFYLTVFDEHGEKCDIGNVKIGFVGQKEEVSTYSLIDKKFSQLPEMFFSLGESIDYYVNLSKLSDGFKHNLLKAIQDLVVWPNRLADIENESVLNTSLLRGVTLSEIHGQFARVLNGLPELSDFHFSFNRKSAPGFSDLTIPFEVTVNSMPSTNIHAFIGRNGCGKTTILNGMIGAITNPENNEYFFSENNRLIESRIPKGYFRSLVSVSFSAFDPFTPPKEQPDPAKGTQYFYIGLKNAASNSLKSLGDLRLEFISAFIGCMRVDRKRQLWLEAIKKLSSDENFSNMELISLISKYEELRRNEPQIQVDDDKFTKLFYDNIQKYLLRMSSGHAIVLFTITRLVDVVGEKSLVLFDEPEVHLHPPLLSAFLRTLSDLLDARNGVAIIATHSPVVLQEVPKSCMWKVLRSREAINIIRPDIETFGENLGVLTREVFLLEVTNSGYHHLLSQSVDSELSYETILKNYNGQIGLEGRTVLKAMIMNRDEGKVQ; encoded by the coding sequence ATGTTGGAGTTTAGTGTTATTGAAAGAGGCGGGTATATTCCTGCAGTAGAAAAAAATAAGGCATTCCTACGAGCAGATGGTTGGAATGACTATTCCTTTGTTACAATGTTTTATCTTACTGTCTTTGATGAGCATGGTGAAAAATGCGATATCGGAAATGTTAAAATTGGTTTTGTAGGTCAAAAAGAAGAAGTAAGCACTTATTCATTAATAGATAAAAAATTCAGTCAACTCCCTGAAATGTTTTTTTCCTTAGGTGAAAGCATTGACTACTATGTTAATCTCAGCAAATTAAGCGATGGTTTTAAACATAACCTTCTTAAAGCTATTCAGGATTTAGTAGTATGGCCAAATCGATTAGCCGACATTGAAAATGAAAGCGTCCTTAACACCTCATTACTTAGAGGGGTAACTCTTTCAGAAATTCATGGACAGTTCGCACGTGTGTTAAATGGTTTGCCAGAATTGTCAGATTTCCACTTTTCATTTAATAGAAAAAGTGCTCCCGGATTCAGTGATTTAACTATACCTTTTGAGGTGACGGTTAATTCTATGCCCAGCACGAACATTCATGCTTTTATCGGGCGGAATGGGTGTGGTAAAACAACAATTTTGAATGGAATGATTGGTGCAATCACCAACCCAGAAAACAATGAATATTTTTTCTCTGAAAATAATAGACTTATCGAGTCAAGAATCCCAAAGGGATATTTTCGATCGCTTGTTTCAGTTTCGTTTAGTGCATTTGATCCTTTTACTCCTCCTAAAGAACAACCTGACCCAGCAAAAGGTACACAATACTTTTATATTGGACTCAAGAATGCTGCCAGCAATAGTTTAAAATCACTAGGCGATCTCCGCTTAGAATTCATTTCAGCATTTATTGGTTGTATGAGAGTAGATAGAAAAAGACAACTCTGGCTTGAAGCTATCAAAAAACTAAGTAGTGATGAAAACTTTTCAAATATGGAACTCATCAGCCTCATTTCTAAATATGAAGAGTTAAGACGTAATGAACCACAGATTCAAGTGGACGATGATAAATTCACTAAATTGTTTTATGACAATATCCAGAAATATCTGCTTCGAATGAGCTCTGGACATGCAATTGTTTTATTTACTATCACAAGATTAGTAGATGTCGTTGGCGAAAAGTCATTAGTTTTATTCGATGAACCAGAGGTTCATCTGCATCCACCTTTGCTCTCTGCTTTTTTACGAACATTAAGCGACTTACTCGATGCACGCAATGGTGTAGCAATAATTGCAACTCATTCCCCAGTAGTACTGCAAGAGGTTCCAAAATCCTGCATGTGGAAAGTCCTACGGTCAAGAGAAGCAATAAATATTATCCGTCCGGATATTGAGACATTCGGTGAGAACTTAGGTGTTTTAACTCGTGAGGTGTTTTTACTTGAAGTGACAAATTCTGGATACCACCACTTATTATCGCAGTCCGTTGATTCAGAGCTTTCTTATGAAACCATTCTAAAAAATTATAATGGTCAGATAGGATTAGAAGGTCGAACCGTTTTAAAAGCGATGATAATGAACAGAGATGAAGGTAAAGTACAATGA
- a CDS encoding HNH endonuclease: MKKLPLPARTYSEMLNKCSEGMMQINVRNNFITHFPTFLQKEQQYRILSSTGQLFTYDRTHPLEPTTLVVGNLTKVKLEKLYENNLRDKNKPARTYYDDMLVSSGEKCPFCGDIGQTKNIDHFLPIAHYPEFSVMPINLVPSCRDCNMGEKGQVFAVDEVHQAIHPYIDKDIFFREQWVYANFVSGTPGAISFYVECPANWRQEDKHRALHHFKLLNIANRYRLEAGKHLSEVITQRNSFVKVIRKYSSTATFQQLQSEFIEANLKPIIDLNDFPNYWKRVMYQCLANSEDFFRGI; encoded by the coding sequence ATGAAAAAACTACCTCTTCCAGCGAGAACTTATAGCGAAATGCTTAATAAATGCTCGGAAGGTATGATGCAGATAAATGTTAGAAATAATTTCATTACTCACTTCCCCACTTTTTTGCAGAAAGAACAACAATATAGAATATTAAGCTCGACAGGTCAGTTATTTACCTACGACAGGACACACCCTCTTGAGCCTACAACCTTAGTAGTTGGTAACCTGACAAAGGTTAAATTAGAAAAGCTTTATGAAAATAATCTCCGAGATAAAAACAAACCCGCTAGAACATATTACGATGACATGCTTGTTTCATCAGGTGAAAAATGTCCATTTTGTGGTGATATAGGACAGACAAAAAATATAGATCATTTTCTTCCTATTGCACATTATCCTGAATTTTCGGTGATGCCTATTAATTTAGTTCCATCGTGCCGCGACTGCAATATGGGAGAGAAAGGTCAAGTTTTCGCAGTAGATGAGGTACACCAAGCGATTCATCCCTATATCGACAAGGACATTTTTTTTCGTGAGCAATGGGTATATGCAAATTTCGTTTCCGGAACTCCGGGTGCTATCAGTTTTTATGTTGAATGCCCGGCGAACTGGAGGCAGGAAGACAAACACAGAGCTCTTCATCATTTCAAGCTATTAAATATTGCTAACAGGTATCGTTTGGAGGCAGGGAAGCACTTGAGTGAAGTGATTACTCAAAGAAACTCTTTCGTAAAAGTTATAAGGAAATATAGTTCAACCGCAACGTTTCAGCAGCTACAGTCAGAATTTATTGAAGCAAATCTGAAACCTATTATAGATTTGAATGACTTCCCCAATTATTGGAAAAGAGTTATGTATCAGTGCCTAGCAAACTCGGAAGATTTTTTCAGAGGGATCTAG